In Castanea sativa cultivar Marrone di Chiusa Pesio chromosome 6, ASM4071231v1, a single window of DNA contains:
- the LOC142639006 gene encoding F-box/LRR-repeat protein At3g48880-like isoform X1: protein MMSGSKWEDLNMDCLVNVLTRVGIESLLLGAPFVCQSWYKASLHPSCWQIINFQKIERGPLAWYFSDGITTEFIKSIINRSCGNATFVWLPDDCTEEALRYIADECPGLKALCLSYKLCHTYFPVIPELISKWKNLELLRLDSLRNMEKVFEEINCHCKNFHCLYACGAYIGEDTASAIVTFLPNIKYLHMRNANIYRESLEMILQGCKELVLLDARDCVGYECDDQLLKLASHISNFQHEGSSLFGDVDEYGHIDADSFDGILSE, encoded by the exons ATG ATGTCTGGATCAAAATGGGAGGATTTGAACATGGACTGTTTGGTGAATGTGCTTACAAGAGTGGGGATAGAGTCACTACTATTGGGCGCTCCCTTTGTGTGCCAGTCATGGTACAAAGCAAGCCTTCATCCTTCATGCTGGCAAatcattaattttcaaaaaattgaacgTGGTCCTTTGGCTTGGTACTTTTCTGATGGAATTACAACTGAATTTATTAAGTCCATAATTAATCGAAGCTGTGGAAATGCTACTTTTGTCTGGCTACCTGACGACTGCACTGAGGAAGCATTAAGATATATTGCAGACGA GTGCCCTGGCTTGAAGGCTCTGTGTCTGTCATATAAACTATGTCACACGTATTTCCCGGTTATTCCAGAACTCATAAGTAAGTGGAAAAATCTAGAGCTGCTGAGACTCGATAGTCTTCGTAACAtggaaaaagtatttgaagaaATAAACTGTCACTGTAAGaattttcattgtttatatGCTTGTGGAGCCTATATTGGGGAGGATACAGCATCAGCCATTGTCACCTTTCTTCCAAACATAAAGTATTTGCATATGAGGAACGCAAACATTTATCGGGAGAGTTTAGAGATGATTCTGCAGGGCTGTAAGGAGCTTGTGCTTTTGGATGCCAGGGATTGTGTAGGTTATGAATGTGATGACCAGTTGCTGAAGCTTGCTTCACATATTAGTAATTTCCAGCACGAAGGTTCGAGCCTGTTTGGTGACGTGGACGAATACGGACACATTGATGCTGACTCTTTTGATGGTATCCTCTCTGAATAA
- the LOC142639006 gene encoding F-box/LRR-repeat protein At3g48880-like isoform X2, whose product MSGSKWEDLNMDCLVNVLTRVGIESLLLGAPFVCQSWYKASLHPSCWQIINFQKIERGPLAWYFSDGITTEFIKSIINRSCGNATFVWLPDDCTEEALRYIADECPGLKALCLSYKLCHTYFPVIPELISKWKNLELLRLDSLRNMEKVFEEINCHCKNFHCLYACGAYIGEDTASAIVTFLPNIKYLHMRNANIYRESLEMILQGCKELVLLDARDCVGYECDDQLLKLASHISNFQHEGSSLFGDVDEYGHIDADSFDGILSE is encoded by the exons ATGTCTGGATCAAAATGGGAGGATTTGAACATGGACTGTTTGGTGAATGTGCTTACAAGAGTGGGGATAGAGTCACTACTATTGGGCGCTCCCTTTGTGTGCCAGTCATGGTACAAAGCAAGCCTTCATCCTTCATGCTGGCAAatcattaattttcaaaaaattgaacgTGGTCCTTTGGCTTGGTACTTTTCTGATGGAATTACAACTGAATTTATTAAGTCCATAATTAATCGAAGCTGTGGAAATGCTACTTTTGTCTGGCTACCTGACGACTGCACTGAGGAAGCATTAAGATATATTGCAGACGA GTGCCCTGGCTTGAAGGCTCTGTGTCTGTCATATAAACTATGTCACACGTATTTCCCGGTTATTCCAGAACTCATAAGTAAGTGGAAAAATCTAGAGCTGCTGAGACTCGATAGTCTTCGTAACAtggaaaaagtatttgaagaaATAAACTGTCACTGTAAGaattttcattgtttatatGCTTGTGGAGCCTATATTGGGGAGGATACAGCATCAGCCATTGTCACCTTTCTTCCAAACATAAAGTATTTGCATATGAGGAACGCAAACATTTATCGGGAGAGTTTAGAGATGATTCTGCAGGGCTGTAAGGAGCTTGTGCTTTTGGATGCCAGGGATTGTGTAGGTTATGAATGTGATGACCAGTTGCTGAAGCTTGCTTCACATATTAGTAATTTCCAGCACGAAGGTTCGAGCCTGTTTGGTGACGTGGACGAATACGGACACATTGATGCTGACTCTTTTGATGGTATCCTCTCTGAATAA